AGCGGTGGCGGAACAAATAATAGTGAGCTAGAGGCAGCTGCACTTTTGTCTCGTGACCACATTTTCAGCCACTCTGGTTCATTACCACCACAGCTTGGTGTTCATGTTGGAGAAACAAATAATCAACCAGCAGTAAGTCTGACCTCTTCTTTGAAATGTCCgccgcttttttttttttattattatttgattttcctccaCAGTTATTGAATGTCTAATTTTAGGAAactgaaaaataatattaagaTTCTGCTGTTTCTTATTCCTACTTCTtcctttcattttccatttattCTTCttcgccaatttttttttttcaattttaggcAGAATTTCATGTTCAAAATTTCAACAGAACGGAAAAGATTACTACCTCTACTATGACATTATATGGCTCCACATATAGAAGGGAACGGAGCGGCAGTTTGGTGGAAGAGAGAAAGTAGATATATAGCTACATTGTAGCAAACGCTAAAGTAGCGGCTTTCTAGTTTAAAATTACTATTGTCGGGCTAAAGTAGAAGTTTTCAACTAATAAAGTAGTTCCGGCTGATTTATTCTGCAttcgcattttttttttctttaggtttttttattttcaatttttttagtataagtagAGTTCGAACGAATAATCTTTTACTTACACTTCTTCTCATAATTCCATTCAACCCATTCCTCCCCGTTACGttgaaaatgaatttctcctCTTGTACATGTTATTATTCTAATATCTTTTAATATGTTTAATTTTGGATCTAATTCGTGTTTAATTTTTTGTGCTGCACTACACGAATTAGGAAAAGTTATGCACTTTTATtgagggggaaagggaaaagagcATACTAAAACCAGTAAAACGTGTTTAATTGGTTTGTACTTATGTAGTCACTATCATTAAACAGGAAACAGAAAAGGAACTCGATATTACCAAGAATAGGACCACGATTTCTTCTGTCAATGGAACTCACACCCCACCAGGGCCACCACTGAATGCGAGCCTAAACAATAGGTCTAGCAAGTTAGGGAGGCTTGAAGCAAGGATGTGGCAGGCTCTATTGGAGATTGGAGGAGCTTATACCAACGGAAATCAGTCGTCATATGATCCTGACTACGTACCGACAGGCCCCATGTACTGGAACGCCAATGCCTTCCATAGGTATGCTGCCCTTCCTACTCTTTGGTATGATCCTGTTGAGGAATACAAAATTTGGTCATATCTATAGCTATTGCATCTTATGCAAGTCGTAGTTGACATTTGGGAAAGTCTTAACTAACCGTATAGAACTTATGGTCACATGATACTCAAACTTGTAGTGGTAATTCTTAGTGGTTTCTCTCAATCCCCTCCTTCCCCATATCTTTTGGATGTAGATTATGGATAATGATTACTCCGATTGCAGCCAAATTTGGATTATTTTATGTCTTCTCTGGCCATTTTCAGGAGCTACTTGGAAATGGAAAGGCAGTTCAAGGTGTATGTGTACAAATAAGGGGAGCCTCCTATTTTTCACAATGGTCCTTGTAAAAGCATTTATTAGCTATGGAGgggaattttattcatcaaatggaGATGACCAAGTTTAGGACCAGGGACCCAAATAAAGCACATGTTTACTTCCTTCCAATGAGTGTGACAGCAATCGTCCACTTCATATATGAAAGCAAATTGAGGGATCATTGGAAACCAATGAAACGCACAGTCAGCGATTATGTGGATCTTGTTTCTGGAAAATACCCTTACTGGAATCGAAGCCTTGGAGCAGATCATTTCATCCTTGCTTGCCATGATTGGGTAAATTTGAGATGAACCAtatatgaaattttcttttccatttgctTGGCTCGAGAACCAGCTCGAGAACCAGCCCATCATCCCTTTGTATTgtctcaaatctggaaacttcAAATAGTTAAAAGCTTGATTGCACGTTGCAGGGGCCTGAACTTTCCTCGTCAGTTCCTGAGCTGTATACTAACTCCATTCGTGCCCTGTGTAATGCCAATACCTCTGAAGGATTCAATCCTCAAAAAGACGtttcttttccagagatacacCTTCCTCGCGGTACATTGGAAGGCTTAGTCGGGGGCCCATCCCCCTCACAGCGGACAATCCTGGTATTCTTTTCTGGAGGGCTTCATGGCCCTATTAGGCCCGTGCTTTTTGAGCACTGGGAAAACAAAGACGAGGACGTCCAGGTTCACAGGCACTTACCGAAAGGTGTTTCATACTATGGGATGTTGAAGAGCAGCAAGTTCTGCATTTGTCCTAGCGGTTACGAGGTTGCGAGCCCAAGATTGGTGGAGGCACTGTACACTGGCTGTGTCCCTGTACTCATCAAGGACCATTATGTGCTGCCATTTAGTGATGTTCTGAACTGGAAGATGTTCTCGGTTGAAATTCCCGTGAAGAATATTCCAAACTTGAAAAAAATTCTTATGACTATTTCTACAAGACAGTACATTAGGATGCAGAGAAGGGGCAAACAAATCAGGCGGCATTTTGAGCTTAATTTGCCTCCAAAGCGGTATGATGTGTTTCACATGATTCTTCATTCCGTTTGGCTTAGAAGGCTCAATGTTCAACTTCATGGGATGAGGGATCCCTAAACCAATAGATAGATGTTTGGGTATAGCGCTGTATGTTGCTTGGCACTCATGCTCATGGATCACTAACTTGTGGTGTTGCTAATATTTCAGATCATTAGATTGTTATCCCTACAGATAAAGCCAAAGCATCGTGGTAAACAGTAATTAGAGTGTGTTTTCCTTACTACAGATGAGAAAAAAAGCCTACACTGTATATTCAACAGCGTATAAGCAGCATAATGTTGTTTATTTTCTCTCTGTCTTTTGGCCGGCCCGGCCTCCTTTTTGCAGTTGGAATCCTCTATGCCACTATTCGGTGCCAAATTCAGTGCCAATCTCAGTTATCACGTGATGatagaagaaatttaaataaatagcatatgacaaattaaataaacatgaCACTTGGCATAAATATAGAAGTGGCACTGAATTGCTACTGGAAAAGTGGCACTGAGAATCCTGTGTGCCTTTTTTGTGTTTTATAAAAAAAACCATGTGTGTCCAAATTTATGTGAAATGATCCCATAGAAGAGGACACGATTCATGATAAAATGTCCTGAATGGCATCCATTTGCACgaggttttaaaattttttaaaaatattttattgcctttttttatgtaaaaaaaaaatcagtattTTATTCCTTATTTTCTAGAATGATACACATGACAAGTAGATGATTCAAAATGGTAGCCTGATATTGtactttaaatattttaaatagtTACTATAAGCAAAATTAAGCTTTAAGTACGAAAATTTGTAaactatattaaaaaaaaaaaaaaaaaaaaaggccagcACCAATGCATATTTTAAAGGAAACACAAAATTGGCTTGCCTAAACTAAATAAAATGGGTTTGGGGTGCCCAATGGACATTCATTGAGAGATATTTCAGGTGTcgtattttttaaaatgtaaaattaattaagaaaagtaaacaaatataAAGAAACGTTAAATGAATTTTAGGTATGTTAACGAGTTACCAATGGATATCTATTAGCAAAacccaaataaaaataaaaatgattctATTGAACTAAACGTTTCGTGCTCAAAATTGTCCAAAGCTCTCCTATACAAAATCAAAATACGCTAAATCAATATACTATTCTATTAGCTATCATTTCAAATCAGTAGGAacgatttttatttttggcaggGATGCAAATTGAGTACGTGAACTATCGTTAAAGGTTTCATCCTGAGATTATGTTTACATTGAAGTAAATTAATTTGTATCTAATTGCACCAATCTCTAATCGTTTGTCATGTAACTctacaaacacacacacacacacacacataagaTAGTATTGGTTTTTCCGtctcaaagaaacaaaaatcacTCGTTCCAAATCCACAAGATTAATATGTCATCAACTAAGAAGATAAGATAATAAATGTGCTTGCGCGTGCATGGTTCTCAAGGCATTTACCAGCTTCTTATTTCAAATATATAtagtccaaaaaaaaataaaataatatataccTACTTATATTTGACAGCAAACATGCAAGCTTTGTTGTATATTCTCGTGAGATGGTTATGTAATTAAGTTGATTGATATAGGGTTCTTCAGTAACTTGTAATTAATAAATCGTTATTCAATTCAATTCCCAAATGATGTATTCATGGGCAGAAGATTTGAACCTACGACCAGTTGCCCTTTTGATGattcccaacaaaaaaaaaaaaaaaaaaaaaaacgctgcTTTCTGATTTTTACCCGAAAATCTCCACGAATAATAAACAAGGTGGGAGTACAATAAAACATGCAGCTCCATGCGATATCAGCAGAGTGGCCTACATAGCGTGGCAAAAACTACCCAGTTTGATTATGATCGCAAATTCAATAATCATGGGCAATGCCCCAATTCATTAAGGGATTATAGCATCCCTGATGCTGGAAAAAATCCTTCCACTGCTTTTCCAGTTTCCCCTCCTCTTCGATATCAAGAAATCCTTCTGTTCATGTTTCTTACATTTAATTTCGTGATGTTTAATTTGATTTGGATGAGGGTGCTTTTGGTTTGCTCGACATTTTAGCCTTGACGTTGATCTCTGATGGACAAGGATTGCGGCTATTATATTCCAGCTTCTGCATGGTAGACGAATAGACTACCAAATTTGTgaagacatttttttttttttttgaaactttccCTAAATTTTTTAGCAACTTGTTCGGTTATTTTTTTTCATAGAACTACTATTATCGAGTATGAAGCAAATTAtcaatagttttatttttgtttcgaaaCAGCTTTGAAATTGTATTGTATTACTAGTATGTTTATGGAGGATttccatttcccttttttttttttagtagagAGGATTTCATTTATGGgaaatgaccaaaaaaaaaaaaaaagaaacccccATAAATGAAAAAAGATTCTAATCCTAGACGACGGAGATTTTCAGGATATAATAAAAGGAAGGTTCACCATGCAATCAGAAAGGAAGGTATCCCTTGAAAGACGGTTAACTTAGGTTTCCGACTCTTGAAGTTAGAAGTATATAAGTGTTCGCTTAATTCACTGGAAAGTAGAATCTCCAATTGGGACAGTGGAAGACGTGCAAATCCGGACTTTACCATAtatggaaaataaaaaatttcacttcTGTATATTTAACGTTCTTCCTCCCCATCCCAGAGGAAAAGAATCCGGACCGAAAACTGACAGAACCACAGGAGGAGAACTTTGCGCTTCTCATGACATGCTATTCATCTTCAATTCAATATCACTTTTCCCATCATCTCCTACACGAAGACTCATAGTCCGATCGGTCGAGCAGGTCCCAAAGATACAAGTATGCGGGATTGTAAAGAATTCTTTACAGAACCATTCTTTTCGAGGCTTCGCCTGGTTCTGGTAGCAGTAATTGCTACCACTGCAATATTGGCTATGAGTAGCAGTAGAATCCCACTTACTGCGTACCGGAAGGCATATCTTCAGTCAAAAGAGTCGGACGGCTCCCGTGTATCAAATATTTCTGCTCATACCCAGCCAAGAAAAGATGGTGATTATCACGTAAGGCCTCTCTACTTGTACAGTTCTATAATTTACTTTGACCCATCCAAGATGCAAATAAAAAACGTAATGAATGCGTGCCTTAACTCGCTTGTCCATCCACCTACTGCAAATGGAATGCGAATTTGCAAAGAAGTCTTTAAATATTTGATGGTTGCAGTTTTAAGAGTGTGGTTGAATCACAACATCTTGTAAATTGGCACAACTGGGATTCTGGTTCCTATAGATCATGCAATTttttccaacatttattaaacTTGTAAGTATTACACGACTATTTTGTCTCTCGTTCCCTTGTGTCGCGCACGTTTTCATGTTTTCTTGCACACATATTTTAGTCGATATTCTTTTCGGTCGCatgtagctccagttatgggcaaGGTTGTATCTTGTATGTCAATCACGATGGATAAATTGAAAGAGCCCTGCATTGAAAACGCTGGGATAATATATAATTCTTGAGTAATTCCACGGAGAATGAGTAGGAAATCCGAAAAAGTTTGTCAAGTTGATCATTGACCGAATGATATGCATTAATTGTTGCCTCTTACTCTTTCGCTTGTGAGTTGCTCATCCGGTAATGATTGGAACTTCAACAGCTAAAAAGTGATGAAGGGCTTCATAATATCACCAATGTCCCGCGATCCAAGAATAAGTACAGTAACTTAGAGATCTTAGAAGCAAGTCTAGCGGAAGCTCGGGCTGCAATAAAAGGAGCCAGAATTGGACAAGAAGCACCTCACGAGGACTTTGTCCCCAAGGGTCCAATGTACCTGAATGCTACAGCCTTCCGCAGGTAATATCTTTCAATTTCCATCTAAAGTTGAAGGAGTATCATTTATCAACCGAGGACGTTACTTCAGTAATGGAAAGGAAAAGGATAAATAAGGTTTACCATTGATCTCACTTCTTTTAACTCCCCTTTTGAACTGCAGGAGCTATTTGGAAATGGAGAAAAGATTTAAGGTGTTCATCTACGAAGAAGGGGGTCCCCCAGTTTTCCATGTTGGGCCCTGCAAGCATACATATGCTATCGAGGGGTATTTCATACAAGCGCTGGAAGTTAGCCCCTTCAGGACGACGGATCCAAGCAAAGCTCACCTTTACTACCTCCCATTCAGCGTGACGAGGATAACGGAATTCATTTATGTCCCTGAATCCCGTGAATGGGGCCTAATGAAAAGTTTTGTCGCAGACTATGTCAATACTATCTCACACAAGTACCCTTACTGGAATCGAAGCCTTGGAGCAGATCATTTTATGCTTGCTTGCCATGATTGGGTAAGCACTCATTAATCAAGTGATTGAGGTCTTGTTTCTGTCGTAGAATTTCTTAATTTCCTAGAGATTGTTGCATTGCAGGGGCCTGAACTATCTTTTGCAGTCCCATATCTGTACACCAATTCCATCCGAGCTTTATGCAATGCAAATACCTCCGAGAGGTTTGCCCCCTCCAGAGATGTTTCTATCCCCGAAATCCACCTCCCACTGGGCACAACCAAAGGCATGATAGGAGGTCCTTCACCATCCAAACGTCCAATATTGGTGTTCTATGCCGGGGGAATTCACGGTCCTATAAGGCCAATTCTTCTTGAGTACTGGGAAGACAAGGATGCCGATGTTCAAATCCATCAATACCTCCCCAAGGGCGTTTCGTACTACGGAATGATGAGGAAAAGCAGGTACTGCATTTGTCCTAGCGGATATGAAGTAGCAAGCCCGAGAATGGTGGAGGCATTGTACATGGGATGCGTCCCTGTCCTCATTAAGGAAGGGTATGTGATTCCCTTCAGCGACATTCTGAATTGGAAGGCATTCGCAGTCGTAATTCCAGTTCAGGATATTCCCAACTTGAAAAGGATTCTAATGGCTATTTCTCCAAGGCAATACATAAGGATGCAGCGCAGGGGAATCCAAGTAAGGAGACATTTCGAAATTAATACACCTCCAAAGCGTTATGATGTCTTTCACATGATTCTTCATTCTATCTGGCTCAGAAGACTCAATATCATAGTGGAAGATGCCACTGAATCGTGACTCCATTATTTACAGGGTGATCAGTATTAAACGTGAGTTTGATTTGGGTAGGTAGATGTACAAAGGAAAATGAACCTGAGGACTTAATTTGTTGATGAATCAGTAGGGAGTAAATTAATTCTTTTGACGAGTACTTCCCGTATTGGAATTGCATGCCATGAAACTTTGTCCATAGATATCATGAACATTTGTCcataaatttcttcattttttttttttttgcattaagGTCACATAAAGGACGCAAGTGCTAATTTTCTATTTGTGTCCGAAAAGAATAATGCTTCGATACCGTCAAGAAGTAGTACCATACGGTCCTTAAAATGGGCTTAAAGTTGAGATTGCTGGGAGCTTTAGTTAAGTGTCAAAATTAGTTAAAATGTCAGCGAACATGTTTTTCTCCATGCAAGACAGCCTTTTAATCCCCTCAAGGCAAGTTTTCTTTCCCATTCATGAGCTCACCTTCGAATTTTTAATTTCACACCAGTACGAGTCGACAAAAAATTAAGGTCCTATCAACGATATTAACAGAAGGATAAATTTTGTTTGAATTGTACAATGTCattaggacaaaaaaaaaagaaggtagTAGAATTCATTCTCCATCGGCAACTATTTGTTTTCTCAATTCAGGTGAAACAAGGAGTTTCTTGAGTTAATAGAGAGTGAAGCCATCAATTAAAAAAGAGTGCTTGCCGCAGCGCTCAGCAGAACATCCGAAGGCGTCCTCCTACACACATTTTGCGCTTTCGAGCCTTGATGGTGCTCCACCATCCTCTTGAATGGCCCCAGGCCCATTCAACGCACTGGACagccaaaaggaaaaaggaaaaggaagccGTCCCGTTGGATGCGGCGGCCACAGATTTTGCCCCGACATCAACAGGGATTGATGTTCAGAAACTAGGATTAATGTTCCTATCAGTCTTTTAGTCCTCAGCCTCTTCCAACCGACCCAGACAACCCAACAAAACTCCTCCTCCTCCTATCCTCCTGCAAAAATGCAAATGCAATGGCGCAGGAGAAGGATAAGGCCCCGCCTCGTCCACGCTGGAAGCAGGAGAAGTGGAGCAAGGGAAAGCAAAAGCACAAGATCAACAATATCGTACTCTTTTGACAAGGCCGCCTATGACAAGCTGCTAAGTTACAAGGCCAAGCTCCTCGCCTCCTCCGTTCTTTCCGACCGTCTGCAGGAACAAAATGATATTCCCTTCCATTTCAACTTATCTTACAGAATAAAATTTGTTGGGCAGGAAATTTTGGGATAAAGAATTGAGAAAATGGTGAGCTGAAACTTCATTTACCCCTGTTTGTCCCGTTTGGTGAGCGGTCGGTGGAGCATTTTGGATTAATAAACTTCATGAGGATTATGTGGCAATTTTTTCCCTTATTGCCTGGTTTTCCATGCATGGCAATTGGCAAGTTGGCATCCCTTCTTCCTGGCTCATTCGGATACGTGTCCCTCCCCTGGCAATTAAGCTCCACGTGGAAATCCCAAATACACTCACCAGCCATGTGTCCGTATACAACAACTTAAGTGGCTCATGCCTATATAATCTACCTATTATATAAGAAGAAAGTGGAGTTACTATAGCAACTTCAATGATTGCCAAGTGGATCCCTCTCATTTTGACACATGGtccattccttttcttttcttcattttgctttgttttttcttttgttcactttatttcctttctcctttttGATTAAAGATAATTAAACAGATTCCCATGTACACTGCAggtttgttatttaattttcacTTTGTACTCTATTTTTTCCCCTATCAtcctaattaattatttattctatTTTTTCTCTATTGGATTAGTTGatgcattttctttcatttttgtccATAATTAACTAAATGAATGATTTCATTATCGGAGGTCAAGAATGGGTTTGATATTTCCTTTCTTCCATAGCCCAATAATTATGATTCATGATCTTCTACTTTTAATGTCTCTTTTTGGTGTAtactatttgattttttttgtcattttttgcgTCTTGATCAGCAACCTTTGCTTATTGCTTTTCTCAcgtatttcttcttcatctgaCTTtcttttctacccaaaataCGTATGTGATGCTGTGAATATTTTTCCCCAAATCTaaagaaacattttttttagtttttttatattttatttattttgaaactactttttgatctttttatttttggaaaatgcTGACAACAAGACGGGTGGTGATTACATGAAGAATTTTTAGGCTAACAATGAAAGAATTGTAACTACTTTTCCctcataaaataaataacaccaTTATGCAGATTCATTctaattctaaatttttatttattaaaattgttaTTTGATAATAGGGTGATAGTACTACagtagaagagaaaaaaaatctaataaatgaaaatccaagATAAACGATGAtcaggaagaaaaaaaatgacgcctattaaattaaaaattaaccaGAATCTCTTAATTTATGGATagataattatattttaatttatataaagTTTATTATTTGTGAAAAGTGCTTATAAACTGGATAAGGTGGATGATGGGTAAAATAATTGTTGGGACTAGCAATTTAGAATGTGAAGATAATATTTTATATCTCttcattcaacattttgaaTGACTAGCTTGTATCCATAATAGGTAGTTTATTTTCATGGttttaattttagcaaatgATAGCTTGGAAATAAAAAAAGTGCAAAATTAGATTTCAGAATCTTTTATTTAAACTGGTTCTATATGATTTTGTACTCTTATCCCTTTCTATTGCCCATAATGATAGATAATGTAATTAGAGTTTAAGATGATTGTTAGGCATAGAACTGGATATATCATTACTATTTGACTAAAGAAGTTAATAATATTTTGTCGATCTGACTAGCTAAAACAATTGCAGTTTTCAAAGGAATGCATTTGGTGGGAAGTTAGTATTGAGGCTTTTAGCTTAGAGTGTCACTCTACAAaatattattagaaaattctgttttgattaAGAAGACATATTTGCAATCAAACAAattgttgggtttgaatttgcatATTTAGATTTACAAATATGGcaattcatgtttttatttaaaCTTGCTATACGTATTCTATAACTATTTGGTTAGATAATATTTTCATCTATTTGTAATGCTATTAGACATGATTTAAATAGATAGATTAACTCGCTctttctctcaaaaaaaaaagaaaaatatgcaagtttgtattttttttttattgatgttGAAGATAGTGACAGATTTTTGTGgctttctatattttttctaattattaatatgTTAGAAATATTATGACTACTCTTTATTTAATTACAACTAAAACTATGCTGCTATTAAACCGATAATGCACTCATAAtggatttgctttcttttcttttttggtatcaTTACGTACACATAATATTGgttaaaaattctttttccaAATCATAATAAATTGGGGTTAACTTTATATATGAAATTTCTTTTCACAataaattttaattgtttttatacttaatttttttcctataTTTCTATTCATTATGTACTAAAACATTTGTTACTATGTATTTAACTAATGTTCTAGAGGGCCTGGCTGTGCGTTACACAGCCGAGGTACCTCTAGTATCAAGAATTACGAAGAATACACTGGAATAACGTTCTTGCGGTCTCTCAAGTATcagaatttatttcattttcattgtaatattaatatattgtCATACTTGAAAGATGAGCTAGGTATGGCGTCAAGGCAAGTAGCTAAGGAAGAGAGAGCTGAGGCAGCTGCGAGGGTGGCTGCAGATGAGCTGAGTGATGTGAGTAAAGAGAGAACGGAACGTGTTGAAGGAGCTAGAATCGAGGACGAGCCGAGGTTCCATGATAGACGGGGAGAAAAAGAGCGGGGTATTGGGTTTCTTGATGGTATGCTGAATAAGGTTCAGGGTACACTCGAGCATGCCAAGGAGGTCGTAACAGGCAAGACTCATGAGGCTGCCGAGAAGACAAGAGAAACCAAATAAGAACCTTCTGAAAAGGCTCGGGAGGCAAAGGATGCTGCCTCTGAGAAGGCAAGGGAAGTTTCGGAAAAGGCAGGAGAGTACAAGGATTACACTGCTGATAGAGCAAAGGAGACCAAAGATTCAGCGGCGCAGAAAGTTGGGGAAGGTGTGGAAAAGGCAGGAGAGCACAAGG
The Coffea arabica cultivar ET-39 chromosome 6c, Coffea Arabica ET-39 HiFi, whole genome shotgun sequence genome window above contains:
- the LOC140008324 gene encoding probable glycosyltransferase At5g03795, with the translated sequence MRDCKEFFTEPFFSRLRLVLVAVIATTAILAMSSSRIPLTAYRKAYLQSKESDGSRVSNISAHTQPRKDGDYHLKSDEGLHNITNVPRSKNKYSNLEILEASLAEARAAIKGARIGQEAPHEDFVPKGPMYLNATAFRRSYLEMEKRFKVFIYEEGGPPVFHVGPCKHTYAIEGYFIQALEVSPFRTTDPSKAHLYYLPFSVTRITEFIYVPESREWGLMKSFVADYVNTISHKYPYWNRSLGADHFMLACHDWGPELSFAVPYLYTNSIRALCNANTSERFAPSRDVSIPEIHLPLGTTKGMIGGPSPSKRPILVFYAGGIHGPIRPILLEYWEDKDADVQIHQYLPKGVSYYGMMRKSRYCICPSGYEVASPRMVEALYMGCVPVLIKEGYVIPFSDILNWKAFAVVIPVQDIPNLKRILMAISPRQYIRMQRRGIQVRRHFEINTPPKRYDVFHMILHSIWLRRLNIIVEDATES
- the LOC113697401 gene encoding LOW QUALITY PROTEIN: probable glycosyltransferase At5g03795 (The sequence of the model RefSeq protein was modified relative to this genomic sequence to represent the inferred CDS: deleted 2 bases in 1 codon; substituted 1 base at 1 genomic stop codon), whose product is MSESEMEGWRKNVWSWWKKKTAHILSSSSKPWRVMGPFIMILGIVMVVLLVGSKGRNWDFAASNYHHHPWAAWNWPPSNSVITDSNFSADATSALSSNVVVQDPTTLSVSPPKDGGAAATMRATDDHFGDHHPRTPSGSGGGTNNSELEAAALLSRDHIFSHSGSLPPQLGVHVGETNNQPAETEKELDITKNRTTISSVNGTHTPPGPPLNASLNNRSSKLGRLEARMWQALLEIGGAYTNGNQSSYDPDYVPTGPMYWNANAFHRSYLEMERQFKVYVYKXGEPPIFHNGPCKSIYAMEGNFIHQMEMTKFRTRDPNKAHVYFLPMSVTAIVHFIYESKLRDHWKPMKRTVSDYVDLVSGKYPYWNRSLGADHFILACHDWGPELSSSVPELYTNSIRALCNANTSEGFNPQKDVSFPEIHLPRGTLEGLVGGPSPSQRTILVFFSGGLHGPIRPVLFEHWENKDEDVQVHRHLPKGVSYYGMLKSSKFCICPSGYEVASPRLVEALYTGCVPVLIKDHYVLPFSDVLNWKMFSVEIPVKNIPNLKKILMTISTRQYIRMQRRGKQIRRHFELNLPPKRYDVFHMILHSVWLRRLNVQLHGMRDP